One genomic window of Pelmatolapia mariae isolate MD_Pm_ZW linkage group LG5, Pm_UMD_F_2, whole genome shotgun sequence includes the following:
- the LOC134627603 gene encoding isotocin receptor-like isoform X2, whose product MEDLLREQYSWSHNLTWSASSRENESYVGNTTVNPLKRNEEVAKVEVTVLVLVLLLALTGNLCVLWAIHTTKHSQSRMYYFMKHLSIADLVVAIFQVLPQLIWDITFRFYGPDLLCRCGRHGILLHQEKTWPSSLQCC is encoded by the exons ATGGAGGACCTTTTACGCGAGCAGTACAGTTGGTCTCACAATCTTACATGGAGCGCCTCAAGTCGTGAAAATGAAAGCTACGTAGGAAACACCACGGTGAACCCTCTGAAACGAAATGAAGAAGTGGCTAAAGTGGAAGTTACCGTTCTGGTCCTTGTGCTGCTTCTCGCGCTGACAGGCAATCTGTGCGTCCTGTGGGCTATTCACACCACCAAGCACAGTCAGTCTCGGATGTATTACTTCATGAAGCACCTGAGCATCGCAGACCTTGTAGTTGCAATCTTTCAGGTCTTACCTCAGCTCATTTGGGATATCACTTTTCGCTTCTATGGACCCGATTTGCTGTGCAG ATGTGGTCGGCATGGGATCCTGCTGCACCAAGAGAAG ACATGGCCTTCATCATTGCAATGTTGCTAG
- the LOC134627603 gene encoding isotocin receptor-like isoform X1, translating into MEDLLREQYSWSHNLTWSASSRENESYVGNTTVNPLKRNEEVAKVEVTVLVLVLLLALTGNLCVLWAIHTTKHSQSRMYYFMKHLSIADLVVAIFQVLPQLIWDITFRFYGPDLLCRLVKYLQVVGMFASTYMLVLMSIDRCLAVCQPLRSVHKKKDRFCVIASWMLSLIFSSPQAYIFSLREVGNGVYDCWGDFVQPWGAKAYITWMSLSIYIFPVAILSICYGLICFKIWENFNLKTRREHFLALTPRPSKGAQPFSRVSSVRLISKAKIRTVKMTFVVVLAYIVCWTPFFFVQMWSAWDPAAPREDMAFIIAMLLASLNSCCNPWIYMFFAGHLFHDLMQCFFCCCRQYLTECSCGCDKQCRHKRGASTYVNKNTNSQRSLSRTSSTVH; encoded by the exons ATGGAGGACCTTTTACGCGAGCAGTACAGTTGGTCTCACAATCTTACATGGAGCGCCTCAAGTCGTGAAAATGAAAGCTACGTAGGAAACACCACGGTGAACCCTCTGAAACGAAATGAAGAAGTGGCTAAAGTGGAAGTTACCGTTCTGGTCCTTGTGCTGCTTCTCGCGCTGACAGGCAATCTGTGCGTCCTGTGGGCTATTCACACCACCAAGCACAGTCAGTCTCGGATGTATTACTTCATGAAGCACCTGAGCATCGCAGACCTTGTAGTTGCAATCTTTCAGGTCTTACCTCAGCTCATTTGGGATATCACTTTTCGCTTCTATGGACCCGATTTGCTGTGCAGGTTGGTGAAATACCTCCAGGTCGTGGGTATGTTTGCGTCTACGTACATGCTGGTTCTAATGTCGATAGACAGGTGCTTGGCAGTCTGCCAGCCACTTCGCTCCGTGCACAAGAAAAAAGACCGCTTCTGTGTGATCGCCTCTTGGATGCTCAGCCTGATATTCAGCAGTCCTCAAGCTTACATATTTTCTCTTAGGGAGGTCGGTAATGGTGTGTATGACTGCTGGGGGGACTTCGTGCAGCCTTGGGGTGCCAAAGCATACATCACTTGGATGAGTTTGagcatttacatttttccaGTGGCCATTTTAAGCATCTGCTATGGTTtgatatgttttaaaatatgggAGAATTTCAATCTAAAAACCAGAAGGGAGCACTTTCTGGCTCTCACTCCAAGGCCCTCCAAAGGCGCCCAACCCTTTTCTCGTGTGAGCAGCGTGAGACTCATTTCAAAGGCTAAGATCCGAACAGTAAAAATGACATTTGTAGTGGTACTTGCTTATATTGTGTGCTGGactccttttttctttgtccAGATGTGGTCGGCATGGGATCCTGCTGCACCAAGAGAAG ACATGGCCTTCATCATTGCAATGTTGCTAGCCAGTCTCAATAGCTGCTGTAACCCATGGATTTACATGTTCTTCGCGGGTCACCTATTCCATGACCTGATGCAGtgtttcttctgctgctgtcgaCAGTACCTGACAGAGTGCTCGTGCGGCTGTGATAAACAGTGCAGACACAAGAGGGGCGCCTCCACTTACGTTAACAAGAACACCAACAGTCAGAGGAGCCTCTCACGCACATCCAGTACGGTACACTGA